A part of Deltaproteobacteria bacterium genomic DNA contains:
- a CDS encoding type II toxin-antitoxin system RelE/ParE family toxin gives MAEYRVYFRVSVEKDLIAIPKSNLKKILQRIKKLSENPRPSGCEKLTGQERYRIRQGRYRIVYSIQDRELTVWIVKVGHRKDIYR, from the coding sequence ATGGCCGAATATAGAGTCTATTTCCGTGTATCTGTCGAGAAGGATCTCATCGCAATACCCAAAAGTAATCTGAAGAAGATTCTTCAACGGATTAAAAAGCTCAGCGAGAATCCAAGGCCATCGGGTTGTGAAAAGTTGACCGGTCAAGAAAGGTACAGGATTCGTCAAGGACGATATCGAATTGTCTACTCTATTCAGGACAGAGAACTTACCGTCTGGATAGTAAAGGTCGGTCATCGCAAAGATATTTATCGTTGA
- a CDS encoding type II toxin-antitoxin system HicA family toxin, which yields MKRKALIKKITSFGCTLLRHGRSHDLYMNPKTGKKQPVPRHNEIDEILAKHIIKELT from the coding sequence ATGAAAAGGAAAGCCCTGATCAAGAAAATCACTTCTTTTGGATGCACGCTCTTGAGACATGGCCGCAGCCATGATCTATACATGAATCCCAAGACCGGTAAGAAGCAGCCAGTTCCCAGACACAATGAAATAGACGAAATCCTTGCAAAGCACATAATAAAAGAATTGACATAA
- a CDS encoding CopG family transcriptional regulator: MATAAKRATVYLDPELHKALRLKAVETSRSVSELVNNAIREALAEDAEDHAAFEERAREPLISYNEMIKRLKKDGRI, from the coding sequence ATGGCAACAGCAGCTAAACGAGCTACCGTATATTTAGACCCTGAGCTACACAAGGCACTTCGACTAAAAGCGGTCGAGACCTCTCGGTCAGTGTCGGAGCTCGTAAATAACGCAATCAGAGAAGCCCTTGCTGAGGACGCCGAGGACCATGCGGCTTTCGAGGAAAGAGCGAGAGAGCCGCTGATCAGCTACAACGAGATGATCAAGAGGCTGAAAAAAGATGGCCGAATATAG